Proteins encoded in a region of the Leifsonia sp. PS1209 genome:
- a CDS encoding O-antigen polymerase, which produces MEFVALLVALAAAGFSMYRDRRSPLAWSLCLWAGIFLLYLLQPIRFEPLNWVTLIAISLGLIGLAAPSFLPHLKPHVARQGDRKLAFRRFLVVTIVIFALFVIGVIAFRAGVANAAGEAYEHLSLKEIRAAQNTVARGGGPVVLLAALGPVVSCLGVYGAYRFSRWWWLISVAAFGLVAQNPARINLLTLLVVTVVFWLYARQSLAKDDHPPGRKPFPIYVYVIMGVAVIAGLVYFTVVGASLSKNDTATEYSNWLPGWIAAPVLYFMGGIAAFSSATRMGVDPFQWGTTIFTPLKLVNAVFPDVHVPNTIAGAVHSPMWFNVYTGFGQMWFDFGYVGVFVLSAILGTLALYAHRRGEQGSMEWAWVAASSAALLFSLPQAFRLFNLDVLFQLALGAAAFYIIRWPGFRRRTPAKQPADAACADNENQR; this is translated from the coding sequence ATGGAGTTCGTCGCGCTGCTCGTAGCGTTGGCCGCAGCCGGGTTCTCGATGTACCGAGACCGTCGCAGCCCGCTCGCGTGGTCGCTGTGTCTGTGGGCAGGGATCTTTCTGCTCTACCTGCTGCAGCCGATCCGGTTCGAACCTCTGAACTGGGTGACGCTCATCGCGATCAGCCTCGGACTGATCGGCCTTGCCGCGCCGTCGTTCCTGCCCCATCTGAAACCGCACGTCGCCCGCCAGGGAGACCGTAAGCTGGCGTTCCGCCGATTCCTCGTCGTGACGATCGTGATCTTCGCCCTCTTCGTCATCGGCGTGATCGCCTTCCGTGCCGGTGTGGCTAACGCGGCAGGCGAGGCCTACGAGCACCTCAGCCTCAAAGAGATCCGCGCGGCGCAGAACACCGTCGCCCGCGGCGGCGGCCCCGTCGTCCTCCTCGCCGCGCTCGGGCCCGTCGTCTCCTGCCTCGGCGTGTACGGCGCGTACAGGTTCTCCCGATGGTGGTGGTTGATCAGCGTGGCGGCGTTCGGGCTGGTCGCCCAGAACCCTGCCCGCATCAACCTCCTGACGTTGCTCGTCGTGACAGTGGTCTTCTGGCTGTACGCCCGCCAGTCACTCGCGAAGGACGACCACCCACCAGGGCGGAAGCCGTTCCCGATCTACGTGTACGTCATCATGGGCGTCGCGGTGATTGCCGGCCTCGTGTACTTCACCGTCGTCGGAGCGAGCCTGTCGAAGAATGACACCGCCACCGAGTACTCGAACTGGCTCCCTGGCTGGATCGCCGCACCGGTTCTTTACTTCATGGGCGGCATCGCAGCGTTCTCATCCGCCACCAGGATGGGCGTCGACCCGTTCCAGTGGGGAACCACCATCTTCACTCCACTGAAGCTCGTGAACGCAGTGTTCCCCGACGTGCACGTGCCAAACACGATCGCAGGTGCTGTGCACTCACCCATGTGGTTCAACGTCTACACGGGCTTTGGGCAGATGTGGTTCGACTTCGGATACGTCGGAGTGTTCGTGCTCTCCGCCATACTCGGCACGCTGGCGCTCTACGCTCACCGTCGAGGTGAACAGGGCAGTATGGAATGGGCCTGGGTCGCCGCGTCGTCGGCCGCGCTCCTGTTCTCGCTGCCACAGGCATTCCGGTTGTTCAACCTCGACGTCCTGTTCCAGCTCGCCCTCGGTGCCGCAGCGTTCTACATCATCCGGTGGCCAGGGTTCCGACGACGGACGCCCGCGAAGCAGCCCGCGGACGCTGCGTGTGCAGACAACGAGAATCAACGATAA
- a CDS encoding acyltransferase → MTIFDPRQNSIGFLRLLFATLVIVEHAWPLGGFGTHLGRTENNVGFLCVEGFFALSGFLITRSASRQSTGRYLWHRILRIFPAYWVCLLVIAVVFAPIVWRTGHSLWRYFTATPTAVGYVLNNSLLSTMQQGIGGTLASNPFPNLWNGPLYTLYYEFICYLVVGGLAALGVLNAKTVLTVGAGVWVWLQLIEVGAAGVVDNRQATLTVCFMVGSLAWFLREKVLTKSAGLVIGVCAILVAGLTYVTLGFHQVGIIAFAFACIWAGCVLPFRKVGVKRDFSYGMYIYGWPVLQIGAFFGLQKLGLPLYLASTLVVTLGLAAASWYVIESKALRLKGASAPRWLVGEPRLESDPSSRRGEKGVATE, encoded by the coding sequence GTGACCATCTTCGATCCGCGGCAGAACAGCATCGGCTTCCTGAGATTGCTGTTCGCAACCCTCGTGATCGTCGAACACGCCTGGCCGCTCGGTGGGTTCGGGACTCACCTCGGGCGGACCGAGAACAACGTTGGCTTCCTCTGTGTGGAGGGGTTCTTCGCCCTTTCGGGTTTCCTCATCACTCGGAGCGCGTCCCGGCAAAGCACGGGGCGATATTTGTGGCATCGCATTCTCCGCATCTTCCCCGCTTACTGGGTCTGTCTACTGGTGATTGCAGTGGTCTTCGCGCCAATCGTCTGGCGGACAGGCCACTCTCTGTGGCGCTACTTCACTGCGACCCCGACAGCGGTCGGTTATGTGCTGAACAACTCTCTGCTATCGACCATGCAGCAGGGAATCGGCGGGACTTTGGCTTCCAACCCGTTTCCAAACCTCTGGAACGGGCCTCTCTACACGCTCTACTACGAATTCATTTGCTACCTGGTGGTCGGCGGCCTCGCTGCGCTCGGGGTCTTGAACGCGAAGACCGTCCTGACTGTCGGAGCAGGTGTGTGGGTGTGGCTGCAGCTCATCGAGGTGGGGGCAGCGGGCGTGGTCGATAACCGTCAAGCGACGCTCACCGTGTGCTTCATGGTCGGTTCCCTTGCGTGGTTCTTGCGAGAGAAGGTACTCACAAAATCAGCGGGGCTCGTGATCGGTGTTTGCGCGATCCTCGTGGCTGGGCTGACTTACGTGACTCTGGGCTTTCATCAAGTCGGGATCATCGCTTTCGCGTTTGCATGTATCTGGGCTGGCTGCGTGCTGCCCTTTCGCAAGGTCGGAGTCAAACGAGACTTCTCCTATGGCATGTACATCTACGGCTGGCCCGTCTTACAGATCGGTGCCTTCTTCGGTCTTCAGAAGCTGGGGCTTCCCCTCTATCTCGCTTCGACGCTCGTCGTGACGCTCGGGCTCGCAGCCGCGAGTTGGTATGTGATCGAGTCAAAGGCTCTTCGGTTGAAGGGCGCATCGGCACCGAGATGGCTCGTGGGCGAGCCTCGACTGGAGAGTGACCCAAGCTCTCGGAGAGGTGAAAAGGGCGTAGCGACGGAGTGA
- a CDS encoding AI-2E family transporter, whose translation MRLTRHAPPPATTEQPQQGQATQPPQPPQQSMLQRSPLALGYIVTLGAVGAIITGFALYGLRSIIFMVFLAMFATVGLDPLIRWFQRRHMSRPWAIVTVILLLIAVIITIVWVVLPLVIQQIQFLATAIPKEVANLRAQGWFDPANASSNGVLGALVNWVSTEVQKPEVWASLGTGLVGFGLSVVNGLTSGFFIAILTIYFIATYDATKEAGYKLVSASRRPTFVKYSERILRNFGKYLSGMVVLAFFNAVYSVILLLITDVPGAFLIGILAFFITLIPLIGTVLTTAAMTVLAFIHSPVSGLVVLIFMLIYMQVEAYILTPKVMGKAVQVPGSVVLISALAGSTLFGLPGALVAIPISAGIILIIKEIVMPRKELR comes from the coding sequence ATGCGCCTCACCAGACACGCCCCACCACCGGCCACAACAGAGCAGCCGCAGCAGGGTCAGGCGACGCAGCCGCCGCAGCCGCCGCAGCAGTCCATGCTGCAGCGCAGCCCGCTGGCGCTCGGCTACATCGTCACGCTGGGCGCTGTCGGCGCGATCATCACCGGCTTCGCCCTGTACGGCCTGCGCTCGATCATCTTCATGGTCTTCCTCGCGATGTTCGCCACGGTCGGCCTCGACCCGCTCATCCGGTGGTTCCAGCGCAGGCACATGTCCCGGCCGTGGGCGATCGTCACGGTCATCCTGCTGCTCATCGCGGTGATCATCACGATCGTCTGGGTGGTGCTCCCGCTGGTCATCCAGCAGATCCAGTTCCTGGCGACGGCCATCCCGAAAGAGGTGGCGAACCTCCGCGCCCAAGGCTGGTTCGACCCGGCGAACGCTTCCAGCAACGGCGTCCTCGGCGCCCTCGTCAACTGGGTCTCGACCGAAGTGCAGAAACCCGAGGTGTGGGCCTCCCTCGGCACCGGCCTGGTCGGCTTCGGCCTGTCTGTCGTCAACGGCCTGACCTCCGGCTTCTTCATCGCCATCCTCACCATCTACTTCATCGCCACCTACGACGCGACGAAGGAGGCCGGATACAAGCTGGTCTCCGCCTCCCGCAGGCCCACGTTCGTCAAATACTCGGAACGCATCCTGCGCAACTTCGGCAAATACCTGAGCGGGATGGTGGTGCTCGCGTTCTTCAACGCGGTCTACAGCGTCATCCTGCTGCTGATCACCGACGTGCCCGGCGCATTCCTGATCGGAATCCTCGCCTTCTTCATCACCCTCATCCCGTTGATCGGAACGGTGCTGACCACGGCGGCGATGACGGTCCTCGCCTTCATCCACTCCCCCGTCTCCGGCCTGGTCGTCCTCATCTTCATGCTGATCTACATGCAGGTCGAGGCATACATCCTCACGCCGAAGGTGATGGGCAAGGCGGTGCAGGTGCCTGGCTCAGTGGTGCTGATCTCAGCGCTGGCCGGGTCGACGCTGTTCGGGCTGCCCGGGGCCTTGGTCGCCATCCCGATCTCGGCGGGGATCATCCTGATCATCAAAGAGATCGTGATGCCGCGGAAAGAGTTGCGGTAG
- a CDS encoding ROK family transcriptional regulator, protein MAFGGHGQEPDASRQRAANAARCALAVRQGGRGTVAQIAARTGLSRPTVEVALTTMRERGLVVEVDEHTLGGRGAGRPARLYDFAADAGYLVGVDVGIHRVRVAIADLAGAIVGWSEREIDGSSLGANRMSVVRQVVSDSLDGHEVDRSRLVAMTVAVSGLVGEDGKLIVSRNFPDWEGVDIAGHLRSEFGCEVVVENDMRLAALAEHRMGASRLVNDSAYFFLGHRISMGLIIDGKLRRGAHSAAGEVGEIVFSMKVNEAGQLSWKTAPSGEEVFRMAVEGDEGAREEIESFVGGLATGIATLTMAVDPDVVVVGGGLSRAGEALLEPLRRAVMREIRLPIHPTIIQSELGAESVVLGALALAFGQSAERVYGTADVPEPDIDVAGAKALAERITA, encoded by the coding sequence ATGGCATTCGGTGGACACGGCCAGGAGCCGGACGCGTCGCGGCAGAGGGCGGCGAACGCCGCCCGGTGTGCGCTCGCCGTCCGGCAGGGCGGCCGCGGAACCGTCGCGCAGATCGCCGCACGCACGGGACTGTCCCGCCCGACCGTCGAAGTCGCCCTCACGACGATGCGCGAGCGCGGCCTGGTCGTCGAGGTCGACGAGCACACGCTCGGCGGCAGGGGAGCGGGACGCCCGGCGCGGCTCTACGACTTCGCCGCGGACGCCGGATACCTCGTGGGCGTCGACGTGGGCATCCACCGGGTGCGCGTCGCCATCGCCGACCTCGCCGGTGCGATCGTCGGCTGGTCGGAGCGCGAGATCGACGGCAGTTCACTCGGCGCCAACCGGATGAGCGTAGTGCGCCAGGTGGTCTCCGACAGCCTCGACGGGCACGAGGTCGACCGGTCGCGCCTGGTCGCGATGACCGTCGCCGTCTCCGGTCTCGTCGGCGAGGACGGCAAGCTCATCGTCTCCCGCAACTTCCCGGACTGGGAGGGCGTCGACATCGCCGGCCACCTGCGTTCCGAGTTCGGCTGCGAGGTGGTGGTCGAGAACGACATGCGGCTCGCCGCCCTCGCCGAGCACCGGATGGGCGCATCCCGCCTGGTCAACGACTCCGCGTACTTCTTCCTCGGGCACCGCATCTCGATGGGGCTCATCATCGACGGCAAGCTCCGTCGCGGCGCGCACTCCGCCGCCGGCGAGGTGGGCGAGATCGTCTTCTCGATGAAGGTGAACGAGGCCGGCCAGCTCAGCTGGAAGACCGCGCCCTCCGGCGAAGAGGTGTTCCGGATGGCCGTGGAGGGCGACGAGGGCGCCCGCGAGGAGATCGAGTCGTTCGTCGGCGGCCTCGCCACCGGCATCGCCACGCTCACGATGGCGGTCGACCCCGACGTGGTCGTGGTCGGCGGCGGTCTCTCCCGTGCGGGGGAAGCGCTGCTCGAACCGTTGAGGAGGGCCGTGATGCGCGAGATCCGGCTGCCCATCCACCCCACGATCATCCAGTCCGAGCTCGGCGCCGAATCCGTCGTGCTCGGGGCGCTCGCGCTCGCCTTCGGCCAGTCGGCCGAGCGGGTCTACGGGACGGCGGACGTGCCGGAGCCCGACATCGATGTCGCGGGGGCGAAGGCCCTCGCAGAGAGGATCACCGCATGA